TTAGTAATCATGTGGAGAAATTTGAAGGATATTATGCTTTGAAACTGTCACTGTAGTTTAGACTATGTGTAAGACCAGCTTGTGTCCAAAGTGCCTGTCGTGCAGTTATAGATTCAAACTTCTACCTCCAGCAAAGACACATGGAATAAACtgtataaaaagttaaaatgtaaaacccatgtttttagtgGTTAGGTGGATTGTTTTGTTGGGtttatgtaaaatgtttttattcaaaactgAAATACTGATGGTATTGCAGCAAATCGAATATGAAGTGAAGAAAATGAGGCATTTTTTAGAACACTTTTTCATCCCTGCACTACGTTTTGTAATCTAGGGACCCTCGTATCGGGCCTCAAACAGATACATCACACAAGTAATtttaaggggggaaaaaaatgtaattatatatatatttatatatttttgtaatTTGATGTGTCTACAGccatatttatctttttaagtGATCGTACAGTCAGTTCACGCATCGTGAGGCTTTAAAATCCTTCTTTTACTGCCtctttgtgtccatgtgtcttTTCACTCCTGCTACATCAAGTGTTATTTTAAATCTGGTGGTACAAGGTGTAAAATggtgtgtctttatttttgttttcatctctctTCAATATGATTCACAGTAGCTGTGACATTTATGATATTTGCATCACAAATGATGTGCCACTGTTATTTCAGGGgtggaaaaactgaaataataaaacgGGGAAAAGAAAACTCTTTCAAATTGTCTTTATTGCTCAGATCCAGGTTTGCTCAGCAATACAGTTCACTCACAACTCAAAACAACAGTATGGCTGTTACTAGAGAGGCATGGATCCACGAGATGTATTAAATAAGGATCATACGTCTGTCCAGCGCACAGTCACCAATTACCTTGAGGTGTTTGGGGCCTTTGGCCCGTGGGAAATGTAGGACTTGAGGGTTTTGACATactgaggaaacaaaaacaatctcccAAATGGTGAAATGCAGTTAAGAATCAGATCTAGTCTAGTTTCTGAAGTGTAAAAAGCaatgcttttgtgttttctctgtctcATTTCTCAACAAGAAGAAGGGACAAAACACACTGCTCTGGTTCTGCACACATCTGACCAGACTTGTACTTCTCTCCTCAGATAGTAGTAGTTTTTTGGATGGTTGTTAAATGCCCTCTGCTGTTCACTCCCAAAGGCAGAACATGTTaagtcaacttttttttttttaagacctgGATATTCGCTTGTCAAACAGTCGTATTCTACTTgaaattattttctatttttattttttttaatttttttttttgccattctgATTCCAGAATATGTTAAAAACCAAGAGCTAGGAAAATCTTCAACCACATTTAACAGCTATTATCGGTAGTGATCAAACAGGAATGAATATTAAAGCAAAGAATCCCATCTACTGCCCcagacataatgcattattTAATCAGTGTATGTGACGAGAAAACCAgatcaacagaaaacaaaataaagcctAGACTATCCAACCACAGTGTGATATGACTAACAACACTGTACATCCACAGTGATGTGATTGTGGTTTTTCTGGTAATTAAAATCAATGCCTAGCAACACCCCACAAAACCTAGAAACAACTGTCCTTGgaagtgttatttatttatttatttatttatttactcataaAGAAAAGTTTACTACTGCCTTGACGAGCTTCGCCTTCAGACTGCGGTCGCCTGACAGACGTTGCAAAGATCGGGATGCTTTGCGTCGCAGCGCCACAGCGAAAACAAAGCCAGCTAGAGGAAAAAACCTGCACTTCTATGGAGCCAAAAACACAGGAGAGACAGAGGTCAATGAAAGAAAAGAGCCTCAACTTCAAAACTGctctaaaaagaaaacagtcaaaacaaACCGTGACTGACAAACTACAATTTGTTTGCAGTGCTACTGTGAAAAGCCGTTTTCTCCTCGGCGCGCTCTGTTCTACGGTAGAAACAGACCGCCGCAGGAGCCGCACGGTCGAGTAGAGGCACCGTACTGCATTTGTGTGGGTAAGGTCAAGGTATTTTAGTCTGGTCTGGTGAGAACATTGTCATCAGTCTGAGGTACTGTACTGGCTGTGAGGGAGGCCTGCTGAAACAGCCTCAGGCATTGTGTGAGTTTGATAGACCTTAATGTTTGATTTCACAAGTTACTGCTGGTCTGCGTTGACGGGGATGAAAACGATCCACCTCATCTGATGACAAAATAGTCTGCCctctaaaaaagtaaaaaaatccGCTCTCGACAGAAGAACTCCAAAGACAAACACTAACGTTCACtatatcattcatttatttatttacttatttatttatttatttatttatttatttatttatttaattaattaattaattaattaatacttTTGCCCTACATCAATTTTagtaactaaagtcagcctTGGATTCTGAGAGGTAATTCTAAAACGtacagcacagaaaaaaaaaagaaaaactcatttAGAGGTCAGTTTTAAGGGAAGCCGTGACACTCTAAACTTCTCACACCATCGCTCACAATGCAGGTGCAGACTGGTAAGTGTTATAGAGAGACAGAAAACGATGCATTTATGTGTGACTCTATTGTACATGTTTACAGATATACAGTTATCTTGTCGTACACAGTGACATTTCAACGACTAGAGTTGTTCTACATTCTACACAGAAGACTAGGATTTTACACCATGTTCAAGAGTCCTGTCAGTGTATTTTTGcagctttgtgttttcttcaaatCAACCCCAGAGTATCAAATAGAGCTGGTAAGGTTGGATTGGGTTATTataaaacttcttttttttattattattttctttttttaaaacaagtgaataaatgtcattgtttttttgatatttttttttttcctttttaagtcAAAAAAACCTGGAGGTACAGTTGGGAAAACAGGAGGTACAGTTGGTTAATTTCTGTTTCTATCAACCTATTTGTATCTTTCTCTCTGACTTTCATCGTCGATGGTGAAATCAGTACACAACATCCACATTCAGAACCACTTCGGGCAGGTGTGTACCCCTTTAGATCCTGCACTTCATTCCTTTCTTGCAAAAATCTACTTGGAAATCCTTTTGACGTGTATCATTAAGAGGTTGTTTGGCGTCCAGGCAACGACAATTCAACAGAGTTGATCGCGGTTTACAAAGTTTCACTAGTCAGCTGGACCTGAAAAGCTTAGAGATCTTTTTACTGTAGTTCTTTTGTCTtgatctatatttttttttttcattaaaaaaaaaaagaaaattaaaaacgcTCAAAATGATCAACAAGGTTAACAAGGCatacaaaatgtggaaaaaaggggaaatgaaAGATTGGACTGAGGTACCCTGAAGCCTGAGGTAGATCACAATACTGACATGCGCACTGTTCACATCCTGACCAAAGTTAGCGTGGTCGTTCACTTGactgttttcctatttttttcaggttttcatttatattattattcatagtCTAGTTTTCAAGAAAATAAACGCTTCCCTTCAAAATAATATGGCAGTGTCccactgaggaaaaaaagaaaaggactttgttttctttttgtttcttatcAATAGCTCTCATcacaaaataggaaaaaaatagaTTCATAAATATTACTctctctttttatatatatatatatatatatacacacacacacacacatacacacacacacacacggaggaagCTGTGCGCATTGGCAATAACCTTGCGTATGGAAGATGAAGCTGATGGGGGGTCATGTCTGAAAAGGTGACAAAGTAAGGCAACAAGCTTCCATGGTCTTCAAGGTAAAACACAAAGGGACACcaggatctgtgtgtgtgtccagcgtGCTCGCCGCAGAGCAGTCGGCCAGCTCGCCCAAAGAAAAATTAAACGGCAAAAAGTGAAGTGAGGAGAAAAGCGTTCAGAGTGACATTGACtgacttgtgtgtctgtgtctgtgtctgtgcccgTGTCCGTGTGTCTGGCCTGAGCTGCCGAGCACAacaggggggaggagggggccGGGGGGTGATATTTTCTAAAAAGGAAGCATATTGTACATTCACAGGCTGTCATGCCATTTTAGAAAAGCTCCCTGACAAGACAGGGTTAAAGCCAAAACGCGGCTGCAGTCAcgtttgtggttgtgtgtgtacCAAAAGTCATACAGTGTGTACAGCCACCCCTCGCCCCCTCGCCCCCCCACCAACCCACACCTACTAGACCTAGGGCTTTTCCTTACTGCCACTCCACACACCACAAGACTGCACTCTCCCATCTCCCCCTTTTCTGGGTCCTCAgctcacgttttttttttcctcataaggCCAAGCATGTGGCAGTGCACATTCAAAAACGACTAGTCGCCGGTTAACAAGCAAAGGTGCaccttttttgcttttttaagacgtcaatttcttcttctttttttttttttgctctgatcTGTCTTTAGAGACATCTTTTTTTCCATGTCAGGACCTCATGTACATGTAGTCTACGACTGCACAGAACGGGAGagtaataaacaaacacacaaacaaacacgcagACAGACAAAACCCTTGGTGCCGTTTGACTTCTGTTGAGTGAACGTGGCAGTCAGCTCAACGTTATCAaagggcttaaaaaaaaaaggtttgttcacAACAAATATTTTTATCCTATTAAATAAAGATGATGTCAGATGAGAGAGAGTGATGAGAAAGTGAGGCAGAAGTtagcaagaaagaaaagaaatttaaaaaaagagagaaatatgtGAAGCATCAGATATGAATGGGAACAGACATCTCAAAAGGGACATTATCGTTTTCGcgttggcacacacacacacagcttgttACAAAGACTCAGAACCATTCACCGTCATATTTACttatagggttttttttttttgtctacttTGATTTCAGTGGCCTCAAGTGTGAACGAACAAGGGAAAccgctttttttgtttgtttaatctcCTGAACAAGCACGACATTAAAAACGGCACCGAGCTGCGCTGTGATTtcggaagaaaaacaacagcgcATACTTTCAGTGTGCATCCATATACTTTTCTACTCTGTATTAATACTGCTAAGGATATCAATTCTCGCAATCTGAATACCTCAAAGAGAAGGTCCATTGTCACTCGCTCTAATTTCAAAAAACGAAAAAATATCAATCACAACAACGCCTTTTATACGCTCGTGTTAAACACAGTTGCTTAAACCGTTAGTTAGGCCTATGTTAGTCCACCTAAAGAGATAACGTTATGCAGGGCGACATACTATTTCCTGTTTACCTTTTTGACTGTGAAAACAACAGTTCCGTTCAAATTCTCTGCCATTTCCATCTTtcttgtagatttttttttttttttttttattgtttggtctTTTTCTGTGTGATATTTTAATAAATCAGTACGGTTTCTCCCACTATCTGCTCTCACAGGGATGGCAGTGCACACAATGCCCTCAGCCTTTGGCTCTCACTTGCTTCCCCCATAGTAAAGTTCTTTGGTTTTGATCCCGGTGCTGCTGGTCTGCCCTGCATGTCCCCCTTGGCCTTGGCCTTAGTCTGGGTAGGTCTCTGTCCATTTGAGAGGGCTACATTCATTGGCTGGCGCCCACGGAAGCCGCCCTGCTGGTCACTTGGAGTGGTGCGGTGACACGGCGGCTCCCTGCTGGTGTTTCTGTTCCTGCTGTTTGACCTGCTGTATGATCTCTCGGATCTTCCTCTGTGCAGTCTGTTGTAAAGACACCATATGTAAGATGAGCTGACGGATGACACATGACAGTGTATGATAaaagacttctttctttttttttttattaacgtTACTCTGTGTCCTGTGTGATGTACCTACTCTACAAGATCACGTCACAGAAATATTAGCTCAAACAACACCAGGGAACTTTCAACACAGTCTCTGTCAGGGGAGAAAGTGTGCGCAGTTGCCATGGAGACGGATCAGAAAGTTGAGTCGCTGTCATGATTTCACACATAGGTCCATCTCCATGACAACTGAGCAAACTCCAACTGGTGATGAGGACTGTGATATGCTTGTGCACTGATGTGTgatagtaaaaaaataaaagaaaaccttAAAGGagtgccaataaaccctccatGCAGTACATTTTTTAGGCATAAATTGTATTGTAAGCAATTACCTTCATCGACatgtgtataagtgtataatcactttaaaataaaactctttttCGTCACCTTAGAATATGCATTTTATATGTAATTTAGACAAAGGGCCTTTATGTTATATTACATgttcaaatgcaaaaaaacattttatgtttcACCTCCAAAATATACTGGTTGCAGAACAATGGATTtgtgttgtaaacacaacaaaccgaGCAGTATTTCTTTTACCGACTGAACAAGCAGGAGCAAGAATCCTTTCTGTGATGTATTTAAGTGGCGTCAACACAGAAGAGGAAATCGGATGAATTCTGCTGTATTTATGCAGCTCTGTTGCGGCATCTGACAGAAACAGAAGTGTGTATCCACTCCGACCTCCCGCTAGTCGGCAGACCCGACACGCAGCCGTTACGCAGACTTCTCAACCGGTGTACTCTGACACATTGACTAGAGTGGATGCATGTCAGCCACGACGCTGGATCGGAGATGCCGTTCCACAACCAGTGTATTTTGTGGGGtgagacttttttgaatgatctCTGGTCCAGACTCTAGACAGGCTGTCATAGTCACAAACCTGAACTTGACcgtctgttgtttttcttcagcatTGTTAGTACAGACTACAGTTTACCTCTTATTAGAACATGTAATTGTTATGGATTACATTCTACTGCATTGTTACTACTGCACTATGCAAAACAAGGTAAATCattgaaatcttttttttttggtacctggCTGGCAAAGAAATGCCCAATGATTTTCACAAAGACCTCGTCATTCTCGTCTGGAGTTTGGTCCCGTGGTACGATGACCTCTGCACTCGTAAGGCTTTGGAGGTCATTGAccttaaacacagacacagacgtcAGGGTCATCACCTCAGCCTCACATAGTAAAAACACTAtgaaatcactcactcacaaataaGGTGTCACTTGCATATatcgtatatgtatatatatatatatatatatatatatatatatatatatatatatatgtatacatatatatgtatatatatatatatatatacatacatatagtgtatacatatacattcgTGAGCTtataaggttaaaaaaaaaaagtagcagaaTATTTAACACAAGATTTCTGATACTTGTGAGGATCCAGTAAACAATTGAGACAGTTCAAGTCAATATAAATCAATCCAGTTTGAACTGACCGTCTTGCCTCCTTTACCGATGACCCTGCCAGCTGCAGTTGAAGGAACCTTGATGTGCGTCTCCAGCTTGACCTCCTCCTTCGCCGAGAAGAAGTTCTCCTCTTTCAGCTTCCCAAATATCCGACCTTGGGCCTGGAATACAGAGGAGGGTATGAGGCAAGGAGAGACTGGGGAAAATGGGGACACACAGTGATCCACTGCTGTTTACTAAGATACTGCACAggacaaaataataaagattaTGAATTTTAGCAcaatttaaaatttttttttaattcacacttaaacttaaactattaccttatatatatatatatatatatatatatatatgtatacattctACACACATTCATGATGTTTTACCTTAAACTGGGCCTCTGGAGTTCCAATAATGATAACCATTCTCTCAGCAACGTCTGGGCTCTCAGCTGGGGcaatctgacaaacacacacacacacacacacacacacaagtattgGAGTCATATAAGGAGAAAAGATGGTGAAAACTTTGGTGCTCAAAGCAAACCACTGAATCATCTGAGAAACTCAAACACCGGGGATTACGTGCCTCGAGGATTTACCGAGCAGCTGTCTCACCTCCGCAGACGGGACTTCGGGGGCTTTCTGAAATGCTCTGCTCAAGAGTCATCcccacttttctttgtttttgaccataaataaataacatgctCAGCTGTGGCCCATGTTGCGCTGCTGACTCAGCCACGACTCACTCCCTACTTAACAACCTGTTTAATTTGTAATGTGTCCACTCATTTTCTTTCATGCTGGTGAGAGACGGTCTGAgtgtcctcttcctccccgATCACTGAGGTCAGCAGGGTAACTAAACTCACCTTGATGGAGGCTCCAGCAAAGTGGGCGAGCTGCTTGATGTGCTGGCCCTTCTTCCCGATCAAGGCCCCGACTGCCTGAGTTGGAATAAAGAGGTAGACAACCTCCTGTTCTGGAGCCTgttgctgagaaaaaaaacacacatcactctTTTTTCTATATTCTCTTCCTCATGGTGGTCATTATAAGCACTAATGCATAAAAAACATGACAGCAACCAGGTGAATAACACAGTTCTTTGTGCAGGTTTAACAATATAATTACAGATTTAAGTCAAACATTTgtctatttcagctttaaatgaTTTGGCTCTGTGTGAGGGTTTTCTGCCTCTGGGTAAAGGATGAATGGAATATTTCCTGTTGGTGCACATGGTTgccctgtgtttttgtttttcttagcATGGAAACACTTGTGTACTGGACGTTTGTGGAGTCAATTTTTATGAGCTACAACTGTGAAGTTTCCTTTCCAGACATATCTGTGGTGTGCTGGTGACTCAGCGATGGTAGGTAGGAATGCCTGACCCCACCGTCCAACACAGCATGCTGACTGCAAGTTGCAGTAatacattatttacagtatgttttttatttttattttattttatcgaTTTGGTCTACACTGTAGAGTGTTCAGTTTTTTCTTAACACGAAAAAATGGTCAGAGTGCAACATTTCAAAAGCTTCTTGAGCTTATagaacaacagaaacacatgagAAGTATGTCTGTTGTCTGTGGTCTGTGATCTCTGTCACGTTTTTTAAggttgtatttctttttttctttttttccctcctcttgtCATCTCTCTGATGGACTGGTGTTGTATTCCTGTTAAGGTTTCAGCCACCATCACCCAGCCCTGGTCTCTGATTGCTCTGGTGGTTGAAGTCATCGCAGAATCAGATAACATTACTATCATGCTGGAAATGAGATCTGGTCCTGAGACacgccagagagagagagagagagggacgtTTGAATATGTCACAAttagcaattttttttttttatcgcatGCCAATTAGGGGAGATTAACTCTCATTGCAAAAACCCAGATTATCAGATGAAAACGGTGTTGTGTAAACTAGGCTTTAACTATGCGGTACTGTAGATTTTAGGGGAACTTTCAACTCAGACAACTCCCGTTTTCTCCTCGGCATTCCATGATTTTATCACAACTCACTTGGACTAGTGCAATGCCCTCTATGTTGCTCTTAGCCAGACATCACTCGCTCGACTACAGTTGGTTCAAAACGCCGCTGCTCTGCTTTTAACTGGTACGAAAAAACGAGAGCACATGACTCCAGTTTTAGCAGcactccactggctcccggtTCGTTTTCCGGATTGATTTAAaaattctttcatttgtttttaaatgtcttcatggTCTTGCCCCACAGTATCTGTCCGACCTGCTTCAGCGGTAAGCTACCCCGCGCTCTCTCAGGTCGGCAGATCAGTCACTGTTAGTCGTCCCTAAGACAAAAAGGAAGCTTAGAGGCGACTGTGCATTTTCAGTCGCCGCTCCGAAACTGTGGAATGAGTTGTTTTTGCACATCAGGCAGGACGACTCACTTCCTGTTATTAAGTCCTCtcttaaaacacatgtttttctctttgactTTTAACTCAGTTTGAGATGTTTGCTTTTACACTTTGTTATTGTGTTACTGTCTTTTATGTCTGTGTACAGcacttttgtaaataaagttggattggactgAACTTACTGAGTGCTGGTGGGGGATGGCACTTGCTGGAGGAACCCCGTACAGGCCACTGAGATGTGGAGAGTGActctggaagaaaaaaacaagcagatcAGACTCAGGGCCTAACACtgataaacacaacaacaacaacaacaacaaaatgttatTACATTCTCACACAGCGTCTCACGCCAATTAGACTCACACTCATCGGGCAATGAGTAGAGACTTTGTTTAACAATTACCTGACTCATCTGAGGGGATGAGAGAATGGGAAGTTCTGGGTGTTTCAAGCTGTATACATCATTATAAGTCAACACAGCATTGTttttgacattacattacatatcatTTAGCAAGCCAAAcaataaagtgctagtcataagtacTATGTATAagtaagtgttttcttttttttagttttcaaaaAGTGGTCTGGTAGAACCTGAATCAAATTGCTTCCCCACATAAATTCTAATCCCTGCAATGTTTTGCTGGCCAGAGAGACAttcaataaagaaaagaaaaaagaaaacaaaagactaTTTTGTCTTGCCGCCACCTCTTATggctgtgtgaaaaaaaaagggggtgggggggcttaCTCACTAAGAATGGGTTGTATCCTGCTGGTGCCACAGGGGGCACAACACCATGTGGtccagcagcagggggcagcactggcagaccagaggagaagatgcCCAGAGCGTTGAGGTTCAAGCCTGGGATCAGGTTGGCCTGTTGCTGCACAGACGCAGAGAAAAAGCAAGAGATGGTGATTTTAGTGTTACGAGGAACCAGACACAAGATGATACACTAGGGCAGACGTGGGCATTTTACGgcccacagtagtatagtataatagtattcattatatagtgtagtcatttgatattttcaatagagttggttagtaattgtgtttattgtgtgtttgtatgctgcccaatttacaccaaaacaatacaatttactgctttaattaaattaaaatgaattcaaatttggctCGGCCCTCaacgatattttttgtttctcatgtggccccttgtggaaaataattgcccacccctgcactAGGGTGTCATTAAGATTCAAGGTTTTACAGATTAGCCtgttgtatacatatataaataaactattatTAAGACTATTTTTAAGCACACTTTATCTGGGCCCACAGGgaataaaaaagattttaatTCCCCCGCTTTTACATCAACTTCAAGGTCAAGGGGTTAAATATAATCAGACTGTTCAATTATCctttaaccctgagaacacagagcatttaggctgctttttcttccattactatgttcaaATGTACAGCATATACAGACGCTACATTTAAAATATGGAGtgtcttatcttttttttaacacaacctagacaatctgatgacatttctttttccattttcaccaactatataaacacacctcaaagttcgcttggctcgtttttatgaaaaaaaatgaaagaaaaagggtctatttgcacaattatcgctactactagcactactaaaaatgcaattttaaaatTGATCATAACTTTTACTCAAAAACACGAAAAAAAATTATTagaaagcctgaagatgtgacctatagacacacacacccaggatgtccatataaggagttgtgtattattcccacacaGTAATTTACCACAGGTGCACCTGTGCACTACGAGTTAAATTATTAATCCTGTAAAATCTTCCAGATTCTTGCTTCTCTTCATTTGttacatgaaattaaaaatatctcATGTGTGTATTTCAACATGCAGTTTTTCAAGTTTCCTTTGGCAGATTCACtgattgttaaaaaaatatctttagCCTTTGCTGAGTAAACtgagtaaaacatgttttaactaTCACTCCCTCAAATAAAGGTGTCATTGATTTCcatttacacattattttcaaTGTTTCAGTGTTTCTTTATGGCACAAGGAACTCCAACTCCAACGtctgagccaaaaaaaaaagatatttttagaAAAACCACTatataatgtgaaaaacaaaagattcaGCTTCTCTCAGCTCCTTTAAACGTGGTTTCCACAGGACAGTTTGGTGTTGTAAcagtgtgacaaaaatattcCTCCCTCAAAGTCAAGTCAGCTATTCTGGTTTCAGGACAAGCGCTCTCCTTTCACTTCCATGTTCCCCGAGTGAGTTCCTGTGTAATAGCCACAGTATCACGCTAGATGGCCCTCATCGCTTACTGTAGACACTCGGCCGAGAACAGGTGCCAGAACGGCTCACACCAGCCAGAACTATTTAACCGCATGCTGTGTGCTGCTTCTTGATGATTATTTCTGAGCCAATATTTGGATAATGAAAATGAAGACACTAATGTAGACACGAGAGAGTTTGTGTGGCCGTAGCAAAGGAAAACTACAGACAGACATGCTGCTACTGCATCCGAATCCTTTCCACACTTTACAACATCAACACTGTTAACACAACCTCAGTCATGCACGAGATGTGCATTATCATCACAGTTTACATTCCTCTGTCATTGACCTTTCTGACTGCAGCACTGGTGATGTCATCAGGGCAGCAGTGTGAAAGAGGAGCTGTGCGAGAGAGCGGCCTACAGATATCAGATGTATGCTGGGAAACGCAGTGTGTTACAGCGggaacacaggcacacacagacacacacacacacacagcagggaggTGAGCATGAGTCAGAGCCTCCGTggaacagagagacacacacacacacactcatgtccaCAGACGTGCTGTCCTCTAAAACTCGAGTCACCGATGAGCCATTCAGCAGCGATCGTTTACTGTTATCCGTTtaccaaacacacaacaacgGGCATTGCTCATCCTGGTGGTTAACAGGTCCTGAATGGGGACGTGATATTATCCTGCTGTATATCATCACTCTTCTCCGCTGTTCACCTGTCACTCTGTGTGAGTCAGCCTGAgatcctgaaacacacacacgcacacacactcacacacacacacaaacagctgggGATGAGCTTACATTTAAAGCAGCAATGTCGTTCTCATAGGCTTCCCTCAGTTTCTTCATGATCAACTCCTCGGCCTTACAAATCGCCTCAAGGCTGCCCCTGATAGTGATGGTCCTCTCTGGGTTGTAAATGGTTAAGTCTTGTAACCTGGAAGagaggtgaagagagagaaagagacatgaGTACATGCATAtggaaacagaaataaaagaaaacggGCCTGCTAATATTCTGCTCACGGTCTCCCAATCAGTGGAGGTGACCGAGTTGTTATTTAACTGGATTTCCTGTTGATCTAACTTAAGTGCTACAGAAAGCTGTGTGTCAACATCAAAACTACCATCAACATGTGTTGgtcagcaagaaaaacaaaaacaatctagTGATTCATAAGGAGGAgagtgaaaaaagaagaagaaaagaatacaAAGGCTCTCCAGCTCCCCAGGCCTAATCTCAAAAAACACTGGAAACTACACTTCCCATCATGCAACTTCAAGCATTTACATCATATGGGACCAATGGTTAAAAAGATCTCTTGTGGTGTTTTTTCACTACTTAGTACCTCATTGACACGGTTTGCTTGGGtttgggcggagtcatcacagcgcGCCTGCCGTATAACTGCcatgacttcattttacacgcgacacacacaaactagtgacgagtgacttgtaaagcagttgttttcgatgtgctgaatcattagaatcagttaatgaCAAAGATTACTTCAGTATTTCCTGCaggaccggagcacagactctgtctgaacTAAAA
This genomic interval from Solea solea chromosome 2, fSolSol10.1, whole genome shotgun sequence contains the following:
- the igf2bp2a gene encoding insulin-like growth factor 2 mRNA-binding protein 2a isoform X2, which produces MGWSDGSGKAELHGKVIEVDYSVPKKLRSRKIQIRNIPPHLQWEVLDGLLAQYGAVENVEQVNTDTETAVVNVTYATKEEAKVAIEKLTGHQFDDYSFNVSYIMDMDAAQPAQEPRVRRGGRSSRDQGATQPGPSGGFGIPRQKQHELPLRILVPAQFVGAIIGKGGLTIKNVTKQTQSKVDIHRKENAGAAEKAITIHSTPEGCSAACRMILEIMQKEASETKTTEEFPLKILAHNSLIGRLIGKDGRNLKKIEEETGTKITISSLQDLTIYNPERTITIRGSLEAICKAEELIMKKLREAYENDIAALNQQANLIPGLNLNALGIFSSGLPVLPPAAGPHGVVPPVAPAGYNPFLSHSPHLSGLYGVPPASAIPHQHSQQAPEQEVVYLFIPTQAVGALIGKKGQHIKQLAHFAGASIKIAPAESPDVAERMVIIIGTPEAQFKAQGRIFGKLKEENFFSAKEEVKLETHIKVPSTAAGRVIGKGGKTVNDLQSLTSAEVIVPRDQTPDENDEVFVKIIGHFFASQTAQRKIREIIQQVKQQEQKHQQGAAVSPHHSK